The genomic stretch AAAAAAACAAGTGCAAAAGTTGTAAAAATTCCTGCAATACTCACAAATGATTCTGGAGTTACAATCTTAAAATAATATCTTAAAGCTATACCTGTTCCAATTAAAAACAAAACATCAGGGATATTAGTCTTTTTGAAAATCCACTCACTTAAGTAGCCTAGAAAAATAATTCCCGAAATAATTGCAAAAATATAAATTACATCCATGGTAAATTAAAATGAAATGAGTTTATAAATTTTTTTGACTTCAAAAAAATTCTGCTCAGTCATCTTTGATTACAGACAAACTTTTTTTACTTCAAATAAAGTTCTATTTAGAAATCTTAGATTTCATGTAAATTTGAGTTGTTATTGAATTAGATATAAAACATTTTCTATTTATACATATCAAAGAAACTACTCTTTAATATTTTTCCGTTCTCTAAAATAATTAATATTTCAATATTTTTATACTTCTCATCAAATTCTATCTTTTTCAAAACATCTTCAGAATTAAGTTGAATAAAATAAGTTCCAAGAGCATCAAGTTCATAACATTTATCTTTTTCTGAAATAAGTGTAATAGTATAAATATCACTTTTATTTCCTAAAATATGAGAACCAAATTTATATTTTTGTTTATCATGACCAGAAGTTATAATTGAACCTCTCTTCATATCAACATATTCTTGTTCAATAATTTTATTTTCAAAAGGGTTGTTAATATAAATCCTTATTTTCTTAGAAGAATCAAGAACAATATCTCCTCTTGCATCAATATAAATATTGGACTTATCATATTTTTTTTTAATCAAATTAAGAATTACATCAATAATATACCCTTTAACAAAACCACCTAAATCAAGTTCAATATCAGAATTAAGTTTTATTTTTCCATTTTCAAAAATAATTATAGAATCAATATCTAAATTTAATCCCTCTTTAACTTTAGAATTAGTTTTCCTATCCCTAATATCTTTTCCTAAAAAAATATTAAACAATCCATTTGTCTTTGAATAAAATTCCATTCCCTTTTCAAGAATAAATTTAAATTCAGAATCATTTTCAATATCCTTATTTAAATTCAATTTTGAGAGCATGCTCTCATCATCAAAAAAATTAAATTTGTTAATCAATTTTTGCATCTCAAAGAAACCATATTCAATAACTTTCTTATCATTTTCAGAATTGTTAATTTCAATGCTAACATTTCCACCCATAAGTTTTTTAGTTATAATCATTTTATTTTTAAAAATTAAGTATTAAGAAATTATATTTAAATAGAGATTTAAAATTAGATTAATTTTTTTAATCAAAATTAAATTCTTCAGGACTCTTTAATAATTGTGTTGCTTTATAGCATAAAAGAACCGGATTATTCTCATTTTCTAACATAAGTTCTTTAAGTGAAGGATTACTTTCAACCATTTTAAATTTTTTAAGCTCTACAAGTTTTTTAATATTCCTAATAAACCATGCGTTTTGATCTAGTGTAGTTTCATTTTTTTCAAAAGCATCCAACTTTCTAATACCAATATATTGAATATTTTTACCATTAATAATCTCGTGTTTAGATTTTGTATCAAT from Candidatus Woesearchaeota archaeon encodes the following:
- a CDS encoding FAD:protein FMN transferase; its protein translation is MIITKKLMGGNVSIEINNSENDKKVIEYGFFEMQKLINKFNFFDDESMLSKLNLNKDIENDSEFKFILEKGMEFYSKTNGLFNIFLGKDIRDRKTNSKVKEGLNLDIDSIIIFENGKIKLNSDIELDLGGFVKGYIIDVILNLIKKKYDKSNIYIDARGDIVLDSSKKIRIYINNPFENKIIEQEYVDMKRGSIITSGHDKQKYKFGSHILGNKSDIYTITLISEKDKCYELDALGTYFIQLNSEDVLKKIEFDEKYKNIEILIILENGKILKSSFFDMYK